From the genome of Bicyclus anynana chromosome 20, ilBicAnyn1.1, whole genome shotgun sequence, one region includes:
- the LOC112047062 gene encoding myb-like protein AA: MRLSFWVTAFAVLSTTYAKNSTTKTKPKRQLDNIRTPQNLQYSLVLPHSRVAHFRSISSNRRISNVAPRAGKLPPYAVQMEPVVQYSQKDPLYDPSHDNLVDAVNQNEIYAQPKILNIHDDGPDGSYGPPYGALPTAPLYSGDSHPHYIEAPEPIIEIIIKESNESLPAPPPPPVLKKKKEPVHVFYVKYSKDPHSKDKVVYEKPVPAITPPSNEDEDHHEDYVTVTPQPHYIPQQTTTLRAIIKPESEIYHSNSNVKITFGNDDHHYSHRREEHHHGEDREETAPRPAIALPNSQPTEVQTGRSASPKTQYEQETKHFSQSSQQVYNQQPVQQAQSRIQFQQQPQLNHEPQLPRQGPSVTPFRAQAPRQPLGPTISLRPTFSNVSPNPSQHFANVAPTIPGPIGPIFSSFPRPNNPPSFHSRQNNPPSFGPRPHFNGPPRVSFHPGPQRPQQQYFDEAKYLQENYHTITTDQVDPPKQQLLPNRQIQNFNLNSKPNPSPSPAHFSELSRPQQIIPFNQQLPQQRPPQVFDNNKNKPSFSIAPSRSPFFNLKPSPPHIEDNRPPFQRQPLPNPTQQHVSFHQGPQAQLRPSVQLSAQDTPSQNIYLTSPSSTPSPISHNQFLPQPSSTPLFSFQPSPNSNDPQNFHPQILSTGRPQYNPSERPQSNNQELSNLDHQQNVQQFVPNGGELVASIPRYEQHITVNGPNEQPSYNSGLNIISQPTPTASAVEQQALPQYIDAEQEQVRQQLAQNVRKQQEEIQRLQQQLQLAHQQQQQHQHQQQQQQQHQQQQQQHQQQQQQQQQQQQQQLHQQQQQDEYQQRLNQYNQHQAAANNQYVQERTRLQTAQNYVTSSTPTEYYQSTSRTVEIKPTTQKYVSSTVNSVSNSPEPQKEQKKKPTFELPDEVPDDLRQQLLSSGILDNADISVLDYDKVGETPLESLPPDQLANFFSAGGGQQIAASENRPIIVKPSGDKIESRIDENIDEDDQEIAASENLPSIVAPPQTQAVEMKVVHFDPKTAEGQQIANDYVKEDATQVDPVALNDKKYNRYLPLKVRGNQFPLPDVLKGRKITSVVVLAPVQTETLEGEHPRAERSASDSLRGIKFVAGETLNTLLKMPTKDNFEKWLDMEKKTATDEQSVILLVTGNEEKPEEREIFMYDIATGNVSKLNGDLSNAFVEAAENNSLSKDIEALAIEGEGTPENFNKDDVISEGSDNVPLFVDLSGAKLDKENNKGVLISSGYSKTKRGRSFRRH; the protein is encoded by the exons GTCACAGCATTTGCTGTGCTCAGCACAACATACGCCAAGAACTCGACAACGAAAACGAAACCGAAACGACAGTTAGACAACATAAGGACACCTCAGAATCTTCAATACTCACTCGTGCTGCCTCATTCTAGAGTCGCACATTTTCGCTCCATTAGCAGCAATCGAAGAATCTCAAATGTTGCTCCAAGAGCAGGAAAATTACCCCCATACGCTGTACAAATGGAACCCGTAGTGCAGTACTCCCAAAAAGATCCACTATACGATCCAAGCCATGACAATCTAGTAGATGCCGTGAACCAAAACGAAATTTACGCTCAACCTAAAATACTCAATATTCACGATGATGGACCTGACGGATCCTACGGACCTCCTTACGGAGCACTACCCACTGCTCCACTATACAGTGGAGACTCACACCCTCACTATATTGAAGCTCCTGAACCTATAATagaaattattatcaaagaatCAAATGAATCTCTACCAGCCCCGCCTCCACCTCCAGTACTCAAAAAGAAAAAGGAACCAGTGCACGTTTTCTATGTAAAATACAGTAAGGACCCCCACTCAAAAGACAAAGTAGTCTACGAAAAACCTGTACCAGCTATCACACCGCCATCTAACGAGGACGAGGATCATCATGAAGATTATGTGACAGTTACTCCACAACCTCATTACATACCCCAACAAACGACTACGTTGAGAGCTATTATTAAACCAGAGTCTGAAATCTATCATAGTAACAGCaatgttaaaataacatttgGAAACGATGACCATCATTATAGTCACAGACGAGAAGAGCATCATCACGGCGAAGATAGAGAGGAGACAGCTCCTAGACCAGCAATTGCGTTACCTAATTCACAGCCAACTGAAGTACAAACAGGAAGATCAGCGTCACCTAAAACACAATACGAACAAGAAACAAAACATTTTAGTCAGTCTAGTCAGCAAGTATATAATCAGCAACCTGTACAACAAGCACAAAGTCGCATACAATTTCAACAACAGCCACAACTTAATCATGAACCTCAATTACCTAGACAAGGGCCATCGGTTACACCTTTTAGAGCGCAAGCACCACGTCAACCGTTAGGTCCTACTATATCCCTAAGACCTACGTTTTCAAACGTGTCTCCTAATCCTAGCCAACATTTTGCTAATGTAGCTCCAACAATCCCTGGACCAATTGGACCAATTTTCTCATCGTTCCCACGACCAAATAACCCTCCTTCATTCCACTCTCGCCAAAATAATCCACCATCATTTGGTCCTAGGCCACATTTCAATGGTCCACCTAGAGTTAGTTTTCATCCAGGGCCACAAAGGCCTCAACAACAATATTTCGACGAAGCAAAATACTTGCAAGAAAATTATCACACAATAACAACTGATCAAGTAGATCCTCCAAAACAACAATTGTTGCCTAACagacaaattcaaaatttcaacctTAATTCTAAACCCAATCCAAGCCCTTCTCCAGCTCATTTCTCTGAGCTTAGCCGACCTCAGCAAATAATTCCTTTTAACCAACAATTACCTCAACAAAGACCACCACAAGTCTttgataacaataaaaataaaccatcATTTTCAATTGCCCCGAGCAGGTCTCCATTCTTTAACTTGAAACCATCTCCACCGCATATTGAAGATAACCGCCCTCCTTTTCAACGCCAGCCTCTTCCAAACCCCACTCAACAACATGTCAGTTTCCACCAAGGTCCTCAGGCACAGCTAAGACCTTCAGTTCAACTCTCTGCACAGGATACTCCTTCCcaaaacatatatttaacaTCTCCTTCGTCTACACCATCTCCAATTTCTCATAATCAGTTTCTTCCACAGCCTTCCTCCACGCCATTATTTAGCTTCCAACCATCACCTAATTCGAATGATCCTCAGAACTTCCATCCGCAGATCTTATCCACTGGTAGACCACAATACAATCCATCAGAAAGACCTCAGAGTAACAACCAAGAATTATCTAATCTTGACCATCAACAAAATGTTCAACAATTTGTACCCAATGGTGGGGAATTAGTAGCCTCCATACCACGATATGAACAGCATATAACGGTAAATGGACCAAATGAACAACCCAGTTATAATAGTGGTTTGAATATTATAAGCCAACCAACACCGACGGCAAGTGCGGTAGAACAACAAGCACTGCCGCAATATATAGATGCTGAACAAGAACAAGTTAGGCAACAGTTAGCACAAAATGTAAGAAAACAACAAGAGGAAATCCAACGCTTGCAACAACAACTACAATTAGCTCATCAACAGCAACAGCAGCATCAGCATCAGCAGCAGCAGCAACAACAACATCAGCAGCAGCAACAACAACATCAGCAGCAGcagcaacaacaacagcaacaacagCAGCAACAGCTACACCAGCAACAGCAACAAGACGAATACCAACAAAGATTGAATCAATATAATCAACATCAAGCTGCAGCAAATAATCAGTATGTACAAGAAAGAACTAGATTGCAAACAGCGCAGAATTATGTAACCAGCTCGACGCCTACAGAATACTACCAATCTACTTCTAGGACAGTAGAAATTAAACCTACGACTCAAAAATATGTATCATCTACAGTAAACTCCGTCAGTAATAGTCCTGAACCTCAGAAAGAGCAGAAAAAGAAGCCCACTTTTGAGCTGCCCGATGAAGTTCCCGATGACTTACGACAACAGCTACTCTCTTCTGGTATTCTTGACAACGCTGATATAAGCGTCCTTGATTACGACAAAGTGGGCGAAACTCCTCTCGAATCATTACCTCCAGACCAGTTGGCAAACTTTTTCAGTGCTGGGGGCGGTCAACAAATAGCTGCCAGTGAGAACAGACCTATAATCGTCAAACCTAGTGGTGATAAAATAGAATCTAGAATAGACGAAAATATCGACGAAGATGACCAAGAAATCGCTGCATCGGAGAATTTGCCAAGCATTGTAGCACCTCCTCAAACTCAGGCTGTAGAAATGAAAGTTGTGCATTTTGACCCAAAAACTGCTGAAGGTCAACAAATTGCTAACGATTACGTAAAAGAAGATGCCACACAAGTTGACCCTGTGGCTttgaatgataaaaaatataacagatACCTACCTCTCAAAGTCAGAGGAAATCAATTTCCCTTACCTGACGTACTAAAAGGCAGAAAAATAACATCTGTTGTGGTCTTAGCTCCAGTTCAAACGGAAACTTTGGAAGGTGAACACCCAAGAGCTGAACGTTCGGCATCTGATAGTTTAAGAGGTATTAAATTTGTTGCCGGCGAAACTCTTAATACTCTTTTGAAGATGCCAACAAAAGACAACTTTGAAAAATGGCTCGATATGGAAAAGAAAACAGCAACCGATGAACAATCTGTCATTCTTTTGGTCACTGG AAATGAAGAGAAACCAGAAGAAAGAGAAATTTTCATGTACGACATCGCAACAGGCAACGTAAGCAAGCTCAATGGGGATTTATCTAACGCATTCGTTGAAGCAGCAGAAAATAATTCGCTAAGCAAAGACATTGAAGCACTAGCAATCGAAGGGGAAGGCACACCAGAAAACTTTAACAAGGATGATGTCATCTCAGAGGGATCAGACAATGTGCCATTATTTGTAGATCTATCTGGAGCTAAATtagataaagaaaacaataaggGAGTATTAATATCATCAGGGTATAGTAAAACAAAGCGGGGTAGATCCTTTAGAAGACATTGA